A window from Manis javanica isolate MJ-LG chromosome 10, MJ_LKY, whole genome shotgun sequence encodes these proteins:
- the LOC140843897 gene encoding olfactory receptor 8S1-like, translated as MALRNHSAVTEFILLGLSADPRVQPLLFALFLMIYLQTLLGNLMLLLVIRADSRLHTPMYFFLSHLSSLDLCFSSATVPKLLENLLSQRKTISVQGCLAQVFFVFELGGTEGCLLSVMAYDRYVAICHPLLYGQKITNKLCNGLVWGSWGLGFLDALINILPAMSLDFCKDQSIPHYSCELPSLFPLSCSDVSTNFTILLCSSLLHALVTCVLIVCSYTHIVSTILSISSSSGRSKAFSTCSSHLTAVLLFYGSAFLRYFTPTSGSPLELVFSVQYSVVTPLVNPLIYSLKNNEVRAAVRRTFRKYRQYFRSCP; from the coding sequence ATGGCTCTGAGGAACCACAGCGCTGTCACCGAGTTCATCCTCCTGGGGCTGTCTGCAGACCCCCGTGTCCAGCCCCTGCTCTTTGCGCTGTTCCTAATGATTTACCTCCAGACTCTGCTGGGGAACCTGATGCTGCTGCTGGTGATCAGGGCTGATTCccgcctccacacccccatgtacttcttcctgagtcacctcTCTTCCCTGGACCTTTGTTTCTCTTCGGCTACAGTGCCCAAGCTGCTGGAGAACCTCCTGTCTCAGAGGAAAACCATCTCTGTCCAGGGTTGCCTGGCCCAAGTCTTCTTTGTGTTTGAGTTAGGGGGCACTGAAGGCTGCCTGCTCtcagtgatggcctatgaccgctacgttgccatctgccaccctctgctctATGGCCAGAAGATAACCAACAAGCTCTGTAATGGGCTAGTGTGGGGCTCCTGGGGCCTGGGATTTCTGGACGCACTCATCAACATCCTTCCAGCTATGAGCTTGGACTTCTGTAAGGATCAGTCCATCCCCCACTACAGCTGTGAGctgccctctctcttccctctgtcctgCTCTGATGTCTCCACCAACTTTACTATtctgctctgctccagcctcctgcATGCGCTTGTAACCTGTGTCCTAATTGTCTGTTCCTATACTCATATTGTGTCCACCATCCTGAGCATCAGCTCctcctcaggcagaagcaaggccttctccacctgctcctcccacctcactgcTGTCCTCCTGTTTTATGGGTCAGCTTTCCTTCGCTATTTCACACCAACCTCAGGTTCACCCCTGGAGTTAGTGTTCTCTGTCCAGTACAGTGTGGTCACTCCCTTAGTGAATCCCCTCATCTACAGCTTGAAGAACAATGAGGTGAGAGCAGCTGTGAGAAGGACATTTAGAAAATATCGCCAATATTTCAGGAGCTGTCCATAG